The Agromyces sp. LHK192 genome includes a window with the following:
- a CDS encoding AzlD domain-containing protein yields MTTWHIILLASVATLSLKLAGHLVPAGFLERERPARIADLLTVALLAALIAVQTFAEGQQIVVDARLPAVIVAAALYALRVPFVIVVFAAAGVAAGIRAFT; encoded by the coding sequence ATGACGACCTGGCACATCATCCTGCTCGCCTCGGTCGCGACGCTGTCGCTGAAGCTGGCGGGCCATCTCGTGCCCGCGGGATTCCTCGAACGAGAGCGTCCCGCGCGGATCGCCGACCTGCTGACCGTGGCGCTCCTCGCCGCGTTGATCGCGGTGCAGACGTTCGCCGAAGGGCAGCAGATCGTCGTCGACGCGCGGCTGCCTGCCGTCATCGTCGCCGCGGCGCTCTACGCGCTGCGGGTGCCGTTCGTGATCGTCGTTTTCGCCGCCGCGGGCGTGGCGGCGGGCATCCGCGCGTTCACCTGA
- a CDS encoding glycosyltransferase, with translation MTDTPGASTASTTPRTDAPLRILIGADTFAPDVNGAARFAERLAAGLVERGHEVHIVAPAASRKHGTWTEVHEGQQLTAHRLYSWRWYPHDWLRFALPWRIKQNSARILDRVKPDVVHFQSHIVVGRGLSVEAEKRGIRIVGTNHFMPENMLEFTLLPKAWQDFAVGLAWKAARRTFGRAESVTTPTLKAAHFLEKHTGLEGVHAISCGIDAHKYSPNWEPRTENRILFVGRVTGEKQIDVLIRALTLLPAELDAKVEIVGGGDQLKNLQNLAAELGVADRVTFTGYVTDEELRDAYHRASVLAMPSIAELQSIVTMEAMASALPVVAANAMALPHLVHDGQNGYLFEPSNPADLAEKLRTVLEASPDDYNALKSQSIKLIKAHDITRTLDTFESLYRGERVTDPVTESIPVILPD, from the coding sequence GTGACTGACACACCCGGTGCGTCAACCGCTTCGACCACGCCCCGAACCGACGCGCCGCTGCGCATCCTGATCGGAGCCGACACGTTCGCCCCCGACGTCAACGGGGCCGCCAGGTTCGCCGAGCGTCTCGCGGCAGGACTCGTCGAGCGGGGCCACGAGGTGCACATCGTCGCGCCGGCCGCGAGTCGCAAGCACGGCACCTGGACCGAGGTGCACGAGGGGCAGCAGCTCACCGCCCACCGCCTGTACTCGTGGCGGTGGTACCCGCACGACTGGCTGCGGTTCGCGCTCCCGTGGCGGATCAAGCAGAACAGCGCGCGCATCCTCGACCGGGTGAAGCCCGACGTGGTGCACTTCCAGTCGCACATCGTCGTCGGCCGGGGCCTGTCGGTCGAGGCCGAGAAGCGGGGCATCCGCATCGTCGGTACCAACCACTTCATGCCCGAGAACATGCTCGAGTTCACCCTGCTGCCGAAGGCGTGGCAGGACTTCGCCGTCGGGCTCGCGTGGAAGGCCGCACGCCGCACGTTCGGCCGCGCCGAATCGGTGACCACCCCGACGCTCAAGGCCGCCCACTTCCTCGAGAAGCACACCGGCCTCGAGGGCGTCCACGCGATCTCGTGCGGCATCGACGCGCACAAGTACTCGCCGAACTGGGAACCGCGCACCGAGAACCGCATCCTCTTCGTCGGCCGGGTCACCGGTGAGAAGCAGATCGACGTGCTCATCCGGGCGCTCACGCTCCTGCCCGCCGAACTCGACGCCAAGGTCGAGATCGTCGGCGGCGGAGACCAGCTCAAGAACCTGCAGAACCTCGCGGCCGAACTCGGCGTCGCGGATCGCGTGACGTTCACCGGCTACGTCACCGACGAAGAACTGCGCGACGCCTATCACCGGGCATCCGTGCTCGCGATGCCGTCGATCGCCGAACTGCAGTCGATCGTCACGATGGAGGCCATGGCCTCGGCGCTGCCCGTCGTCGCCGCCAACGCCATGGCGCTGCCGCACCTCGTGCACGACGGCCAGAACGGATACCTCTTCGAGCCGAGCAACCCCGCCGACCTCGCCGAGAAACTGCGCACCGTGCTCGAGGCATCGCCCGACGACTACAACGCACTGAAGTCGCAGTCGATCAAGCTCATCAAGGCGCACGACATCACCCGCACGCTCGACACGTTCGAGAGTCTGTATCGTGGTGAGCGCGTGACCGATCCGGTCACCGAGTCGATCCCGGTCATCCTGCCCGACTGA
- a CDS encoding DUF1653 domain-containing protein: MDVDILVRDPSGAASWRTVRPIGLGGDADGRRVEVAGDGDRSAVEAIDLLAIEAWRLPAGDLPAPDVAAITPGLYVHAKGHAYEVLHLARHSETEEALVVYRALYGDFGVWVRPAAMFAEQVTVDGRTIPRFTRVA; encoded by the coding sequence ATGGACGTCGACATCCTCGTACGAGATCCCTCCGGCGCAGCATCATGGCGCACCGTCCGCCCGATCGGGCTCGGCGGGGATGCGGACGGCCGGCGTGTCGAGGTTGCGGGCGACGGTGACCGGTCGGCCGTCGAGGCGATCGACCTGCTCGCGATCGAGGCGTGGCGCCTGCCTGCCGGCGACCTGCCCGCACCCGACGTCGCCGCGATCACTCCCGGCCTGTACGTGCATGCCAAGGGGCACGCGTACGAGGTGCTCCACCTCGCCCGACACAGCGAGACGGAGGAGGCGCTCGTCGTCTATCGGGCGCTGTACGGCGACTTCGGCGTCTGGGTGCGCCCCGCCGCGATGTTCGCGGAGCAGGTGACGGTCGACGGCCGCACGATCCCGAGATTCACCCGCGTCGCCTGA
- a CDS encoding AzlC family ABC transporter permease, producing the protein MTQDEGAEREASGRLLSTPAARDGLAVGLATAAYGISFGALAVAAGLDVWQTCFLSLVMFTGGSQFALVGVLASGGVAAGGTAIATAALLGVRNVVYGMRMKPLVDNGGLWQRIGAAWITIDESTAVALAQSEERSARIGFWVTGVAIFIGWNLTTLVGALIGDAIGDTRAWGLDAAAAAAFLGLLWPRLKRFQAGAVAVAAALVAVLATPVVMPGLPVLIAAVVAVVVGWFDLFDRRRSGPPRGSAREGAR; encoded by the coding sequence ATGACGCAGGACGAGGGCGCGGAGCGCGAGGCATCCGGTCGCCTGCTGTCGACGCCGGCGGCGCGCGACGGGCTCGCCGTGGGCCTCGCGACCGCCGCCTACGGCATCTCGTTCGGCGCGCTGGCGGTTGCGGCCGGACTCGACGTCTGGCAGACGTGCTTCCTCAGCCTCGTGATGTTCACGGGCGGCTCGCAGTTCGCGCTCGTCGGGGTGCTGGCGTCGGGCGGCGTCGCCGCGGGCGGCACCGCGATCGCCACGGCGGCCCTGCTCGGCGTGCGCAACGTCGTCTACGGCATGCGCATGAAGCCGCTCGTCGACAACGGCGGCCTCTGGCAGCGCATCGGGGCGGCGTGGATCACGATCGACGAGTCGACGGCCGTCGCGCTCGCCCAGTCCGAGGAGCGGTCGGCGAGGATCGGCTTCTGGGTGACCGGTGTCGCGATCTTCATCGGGTGGAACCTCACCACGCTCGTCGGCGCGCTCATCGGCGACGCGATCGGCGACACCCGCGCATGGGGGCTCGACGCCGCGGCGGCCGCGGCGTTCCTGGGGCTGCTCTGGCCCCGGCTGAAGCGCTTCCAGGCCGGTGCGGTCGCGGTCGCCGCCGCGCTCGTCGCGGTGCTCGCGACGCCGGTGGTCATGCCCGGGCTGCCGGTGCTGATCGCGGCGGTCGTCGCGGTCGTCGTCGGGTGGTTCGACCTGTTCGATCGGCGGCGCTCCGGGCCGCCGCGCGGCAGCGCGCGGGAGGGTGCACGATGA
- a CDS encoding SAVED domain-containing protein has protein sequence MTLPPPRFRPFDQLPDGAVRGDGPVFISYRQSDGSEQAESMENLLRAAGLVVWRDRVDLRPGTTTDRLEQALTEGLSAAVLVVTPDIVDSEIVRERELPRLLQLDEDPAFSLCIANKIARPGTESKCDYDGPDRLLRLAPARTLADKKQANVLDPAGELEIVRDLLMHRIEQRRPAIRTEGRGLTMRVQSRPAPFAVDADDDDLHMRIKEATEGRLPSPEGLKLLRRTLPLTGDAVFAAGAKHVEISGGAHLSIGLALGAAMPETKIGNVAVLDIQNNVWDSTSSSNDSVTTELNVEALPVDGTQPNDTATKIAVFVTLTADPDRTAFERLVRESPERFAGVMIVSVPSSNRIDPREAGSLSQAVAQQVKRLSADHGRAEVHLAFHGPFPMAVLLGRYLNTLRTIAYEWDGDTVNGPRYRPAITLEPGVVGGPITEVFE, from the coding sequence GTGACCCTCCCCCCGCCACGATTCAGGCCGTTCGACCAGCTACCCGATGGCGCGGTTCGCGGCGATGGCCCGGTGTTCATCTCGTACCGTCAGTCCGACGGGTCCGAGCAAGCGGAGTCCATGGAGAACTTGCTCAGGGCCGCTGGTCTCGTCGTGTGGAGAGACCGCGTCGACCTGCGACCAGGGACGACCACCGACCGACTCGAGCAGGCACTCACCGAGGGGCTTTCAGCAGCCGTGCTCGTCGTGACGCCCGACATCGTCGACAGCGAGATCGTCCGCGAACGCGAACTACCCCGACTGCTCCAGCTCGACGAAGACCCCGCATTCAGCCTGTGCATCGCCAACAAGATCGCACGACCGGGAACCGAGTCGAAATGCGACTACGACGGACCCGACCGACTGCTACGACTCGCACCGGCACGAACACTCGCCGACAAGAAGCAGGCCAACGTGCTCGACCCCGCGGGCGAGCTCGAAATCGTTCGCGACCTCCTCATGCACCGCATCGAACAACGCCGACCTGCGATCCGCACCGAGGGCCGAGGCCTCACTATGCGTGTACAGAGCCGTCCCGCCCCGTTCGCCGTGGATGCTGACGACGACGACCTTCACATGCGGATCAAGGAGGCCACAGAGGGTCGACTCCCGTCGCCGGAGGGCCTCAAACTCCTCCGAAGGACGCTCCCGCTCACCGGTGACGCGGTGTTCGCGGCAGGCGCGAAGCACGTGGAGATCTCCGGCGGCGCACACCTCTCAATCGGGCTCGCACTCGGGGCGGCAATGCCCGAAACGAAGATCGGCAACGTTGCCGTACTCGATATCCAGAACAACGTCTGGGATTCAACATCATCAAGCAACGATTCAGTCACCACCGAGCTCAACGTCGAAGCGCTCCCGGTAGACGGCACGCAGCCGAACGACACTGCGACGAAAATCGCGGTCTTCGTAACGCTCACCGCAGATCCAGACCGCACCGCGTTCGAGCGCCTCGTGCGTGAATCCCCGGAGAGGTTCGCCGGCGTAATGATCGTCTCCGTCCCGAGTTCCAATCGAATCGATCCACGGGAAGCTGGCTCACTCAGCCAAGCCGTGGCCCAACAGGTCAAGCGTCTGTCCGCCGATCACGGTCGGGCCGAGGTGCATCTCGCCTTCCACGGCCCCTTCCCCATGGCCGTACTCCTCGGGCGTTACCTGAACACGCTTCGCACCATCGCCTACGAATGGGACGGCGATACAGTCAACGGCCCTCGCTACCGGCCAGCAATCACCCTCGAGCCTGGCGTCGTCGGCGGTCCGATCACCGAGGTATTCGAGTAA
- the def gene encoding peptide deformylase, whose protein sequence is MAVRAIRITGDPCSTPRRPVVEIDQEIRELVADLYETMDRAPGVGLAAPQVGVGLRIFTFGWTDEDDRLWRGVAINPELWISPPPPGEPDIDEEEGCLSFPGERFGLRRAERAILRATNLEGEKYEIEASGWLARIFQHEYDHLDGVLYTDRLEYRDQKVVQKITRKLGWGKPGGKWMPGVDDLDA, encoded by the coding sequence ATGGCCGTTCGAGCGATCCGAATCACGGGCGACCCGTGCTCCACTCCCCGCCGCCCCGTCGTCGAGATCGACCAGGAGATCCGCGAACTCGTCGCCGACCTGTACGAGACGATGGACCGCGCGCCGGGCGTCGGGCTCGCGGCGCCGCAGGTCGGCGTGGGGCTGCGCATCTTCACGTTCGGCTGGACCGACGAGGACGACCGGCTCTGGCGCGGCGTCGCTATCAACCCGGAACTGTGGATCAGCCCGCCGCCGCCTGGCGAGCCCGACATCGACGAGGAGGAGGGCTGCCTCTCGTTCCCCGGCGAGCGGTTCGGCCTGCGCCGGGCCGAGCGCGCGATCCTGCGGGCGACGAACCTCGAGGGCGAGAAGTACGAGATCGAGGCATCCGGGTGGCTCGCCCGCATCTTCCAGCACGAGTACGACCACCTCGACGGCGTGCTCTACACGGACCGGCTCGAGTATCGAGACCAGAAGGTCGTGCAGAAGATCACGCGCAAGCTCGGCTGGGGCAAGCCGGGTGGGAAGTGGATGCCGGGAGTCGACGACCTCGACGCGTGA
- a CDS encoding DMT family transporter, translating to MDPDLSDLTEQIALDPTQFIGIPLALVGAVFLSLGAQFQHRGVVKVEAQTVDTLGKGLSGKQIALLLARPSWVLGTLMLGLAIVFQLSSLYFAPLIVVQPLGAIALVITSIINSRVAKVKLNRNTIIAIAMCVGGVFLFVGVAAFTAVTKPVTDRQLYVILGILAIVLLAAGAAFVLFRARIRAVFYVVLAGVLYGFVATLAKVIIGQIEQGDFDWLTVLCVIALLAGTGLGAYFVQNAHASGPPDLVIAGLTVVDPIVAVAIGIVVLGEASQAPPWAMVTFIIAGAIAVWGVFLLARNHPQTRV from the coding sequence GTGGATCCCGACCTGAGCGACCTGACCGAGCAGATCGCGCTCGACCCGACGCAGTTCATCGGCATCCCGCTCGCACTGGTCGGTGCGGTCTTCCTGTCGCTCGGCGCGCAGTTCCAGCACCGCGGCGTCGTCAAGGTCGAGGCGCAGACCGTCGACACGCTCGGCAAGGGGCTCAGCGGCAAGCAGATCGCACTGCTGCTCGCGCGCCCGTCGTGGGTACTGGGCACCTTGATGCTCGGCCTCGCGATCGTGTTCCAACTGTCGAGCCTCTACTTCGCGCCGCTGATCGTCGTGCAGCCGCTCGGCGCGATCGCCCTCGTCATCACGTCGATCATCAACTCGAGGGTCGCGAAGGTGAAGCTGAACCGGAACACGATCATCGCGATCGCCATGTGCGTCGGCGGCGTGTTCCTCTTCGTCGGCGTCGCGGCGTTCACCGCCGTCACGAAGCCGGTGACCGACCGGCAGCTGTACGTGATCCTCGGCATCCTCGCCATCGTGCTGCTCGCCGCCGGGGCTGCATTCGTGCTGTTCCGCGCACGCATCCGCGCGGTCTTCTACGTCGTGCTGGCCGGTGTGCTCTACGGCTTCGTCGCCACGCTGGCCAAGGTGATCATCGGCCAGATCGAGCAGGGCGACTTCGACTGGCTGACCGTGCTGTGCGTGATCGCGCTGCTCGCCGGCACCGGCCTCGGCGCGTACTTCGTGCAGAACGCGCACGCGTCGGGCCCGCCGGACCTCGTCATCGCCGGCCTCACGGTCGTCGACCCGATCGTCGCCGTCGCGATCGGCATCGTCGTGCTCGGCGAGGCCTCCCAGGCGCCGCCGTGGGCGATGGTGACCTTCATCATCGCGGGCGCGATCGCCGTGTGGGGGGTCTTCCTCCTCGCCAGGAACCACCCGCAGACGCGCGTCTGA